A single region of the Salvia miltiorrhiza cultivar Shanhuang (shh) chromosome 8, IMPLAD_Smil_shh, whole genome shotgun sequence genome encodes:
- the LOC130996960 gene encoding signal peptidase complex subunit 3B-like: MHSFAYRANALLTFAITILALMCAMASVSDNFNSPSPTSEVQVSHINWFQKKPDGDDEVSLTLNISANLESLFTWNTKQVFVFLAAEYETPKNALNQVSLWDGIIPSKEHAKFWIHTTNTKYRFIDQGSNLRGKKFNLTLHWHVMPKTGKMFADKIVMSGFRLPEAYR; this comes from the exons ATGCACTCCTTCGCCTACAGAGCTAATGCTCTGCTAACGTTCGCCATCACCATTCTTGCGCTAATGTGCGCCATGGCCTCTGTCTCCGACAACTTCAATTCGCCGTCGCCGACCTCTGAAGTTCAG GTGTCGCATATCAATTGGTTCCAGAAGAAACCGGACGGTGATGATGAG GTTAGCCTGACACTGAATATATCTGCAAACTTAGAGTCATTGTTTACATGGAACACAAAGCAG GTCTTTGTATTCTTAGCTGCTGAATATGAAACCCCCAAAAATGCGCTAAACCAG GTCTCTTTATGGGATGGTATTATTCCTTCCAAAGAGCACGCGAAATTTTGGATTCACACTACTAACACCAAGTATCGTTTCATCGATCAA ggAAGCAATCTACGAGGTAAAAAGTTCAACTTGACATTGCATTGGCATGTTATGCCCAAGACCGGCAAGATGTTTGCCGACAAAATAGTGATGAGCGGCTTCCGCTTGCCGGAGGCCTACAGATGA